Proteins from a genomic interval of Odontesthes bonariensis isolate fOdoBon6 chromosome 7, fOdoBon6.hap1, whole genome shotgun sequence:
- the isl2a gene encoding insulin gene enhancer protein isl-2a: MVDILLNTSFLDDMGDHSKKKSGIAMCVGCGSQIHDQYILRVSPDLEWHAACLKCAECNQYLDETCTCFVRDGKTYCKRDYARLFGIKCAKCNMGFCSSDLVMRARDNVYHMECFRCSVCSRHLLPGDEFSLRDDELLCRADHGLLAERSSAGSPVSPGNIHTRPLHISDPITVRHPPHHRNHVHKQSEKTTRIRTVLNEKQLHTLRTCYNANPRPDALMKEQLVEMTGLSPRVIRVWFQNKRCKDKKRSILMKQLQQQQHSDKTNLQGLTGTPLVAGSPIRHDNTVQGNPVEVQTYQPPWKTLSDFALQTDLDQPAFQQLVSFSESGSMGNSSGSDVTSLSSQLPDTPNSMVPSPVDT, translated from the exons ATGGTGGACATCCTGCTCAACACTTCTTTCTTGGATGATATGGGGGATCATTCAAAAA AGAAGTCGGGAATCGCAATGTGTGTGGGCTGTGGAAGTCAGATACACGACCAGTACATCCTGAGAGTTTCCCCGGACCTCGAATGGCATGCAGCCTGCCTCAAGTGTGCAGAGTGCAACCAGTATCTGGACGAGACCTGCACTTGCTTCGTCCGGGACGGAAAGACCTACTGTAAAAGAGATTATGCGAG GTTGTTTGGCATCAAGTGTGCAAAGTGTAACATGGGCTTCTGCAGCAGCGACCTGGTGATGAGAGCCCGGGACAATGTGTATCACATGGAGTGTTTTCGGTGCTCGGTGTGCAGCCGACACCTCCTGCCGGGGGACGAGTTCTCCCTGCGGGACGACGAGCTGCTGTGCCGGGCTGATCACGGCTTGCTGGCGGAGCGGTCCTCTGCAGGGAGCCCGGTGAGCCCGGGGAACATCCACACCAGACCTCTGCACATCTCAG ACCCGATTACGGTCCGGCACCCACCTCATCACCGGAACCACGTCCACAAGCAGTCCGAGAAGACCACCCGCATCCGGACGGTGCTCAACGAGAAGCAGCTCCACACCCTGCGTACCTGCTACAACGCCAACCCGAGACCGGACGCTCTGATGAaggagcagctggtggagatgACCGGCCTGAGCCCCAGGGTGATCCGCGTCTGGTTCCAGAACAAGCGCTGCAAAGACAAGAAGAGGTCCATCCTGAtgaagcagcttcagcagcagcagcacagcgaCAAGACC AATCTGCAGGGCCTGACAGGCACACCTCTGGTGGCAGGGAGTCCCATCCGGCACGACAACACGGTGCAGGGGAATCCTGTGGAGGTGCAGACCTACCAACCTCCATGGAAAACCCTCAGCGACTTCGCTCTGCAGACCGATCTGGACCAGCCTGCCTTCCAACAACTG GTATCTTTCTCTGAGTCGGGCTCTATGGGCAACTCCTCGGGCAGCGATGTGACCTCCCTTTCGTCGCAGTTGCCAGACACACCGAACAGTATGGTGCCGAGTCCCGTGGACACGTGA
- the etfa gene encoding electron transfer flavoprotein subunit alpha, mitochondrial codes for MNRAFNKTTLKSLTGLIQRFQSTLVVAEHNNDKLTPITLSAITAASKLGGDVSCLVVGTNCAKVVEEITKVQGVNKVLVAQHDAYKGALPEELTPLILETQKQFNFSHICAGASAFGKNLLPRVAAKLDVAPISDIIEIKSPDTFVRTIYAGNALSTVKCNESVKVFTVRGTAFEPAATEGGSASSEEVASAPPTGVSEWLEQNLTKSDRPDLASAKVVVSGGRGLKNGDNFKLLYDLADKMNAAVGASRAAVDAGFVPNDMQVGQTGKIVAPELYIAVGISGAIQHLAGMKDSKTIVAINKDPEAPIFQVADYGLVADLFKAVPEMTEALNK; via the exons ATGAACAGAGCCTTCAATAAAACAACTCTCAAGAGTTTG ACTGGTCTCATCCAGAGGTTCCAGAGCACCTTGGTGGTTGCAGAACACAACAATGACAAGCTGACCCCCATCACTCTCAGTGCCATCACTGCTGCCAGTAAACTGGGTGGAGATGTGTCTTGTCTGGTTGTTGGAACTAACTGTGCGAAA GTTGTGGAGGAAATCACTAAAGTACAGGGCGTGAATAAGGTTCTTGTGGCCCAACACGACGCGTACAAAGGTGCCTTGCCAG AGGAGTTGACTCCACTTATTcttgaaacacagaaacagttCAACTTCAGTCACATCTGTGCTGGAGCATCTGCCTTCGGAAAG AACCTGCTTCCCAGAGTTGCTGCCAAGTTGGATGTTGCCCCAATTTCAGACATTATTGAGATTAAATCTCCAGATACTTTTGTCAGGACCATTTATGCAG GAAACGCCCTCAGCACTGTGAAATGCAATGAGTCAGTCAAGGTCTTCACCGTCAGAGGGACGGCTTTTGAGCCCGCTGCGACAGAGGGAGGAAGTGCGTCTTCAGAAGAAG TGGCTTCGGCTCCTCCCACTGGAGTTTCTGAGTGGCTTGAACAGAATCTGACAAAGAGCGACCGTCCAGATCTGGCGAGTGCAAAGGTCGTGGTGTCAGGAG GAAGAGGCTTGAAGAATGGAGATAACTTCAAGCTGCTTTATGACCTTGCTGACAAAATGAATGCTGCAG TTGGCGCATCCAGAGCCGCAGTGGATGCTGGGTTTGTTCCCAATGACATGCAAGTTGGACAGACCGGCAAGATTGTTGCACCG GAGTTGTACATTGCAGTCGGCATCTCTGGAGCTATCCAGCACCTGGCTGGAATGAAGGACAGCAAG ACTATTGTTGCTATCAACAAAGACCCTGAGGCTCCCATTTTCCAGGTGGCTGACTACGGCTTGGTAGCTGATCTTTTCAAG GCTGTTCCTGAGATGACGGAAGCTTTGAacaagtga